The Rhodanobacter sp. LX-99 genome segment TTGACCGCCGGCGTCACGCCTGACCATTGATAAGTGAACCTGACCCGTTCGGTGACCCCGTTCGGTGGAACTCAGCCGCCGGCAGTCCGCGTAGCGGGGCGACGGTCGGCTGGAGTGACCTATTAGGGAGCACTCTGGTACCGCTGCTCAATTACCTGCATTTGAGCCGCAACATCAGCTGCTCGCTCACGATTCATGCCTCTCTGTTTGTGCGCAAAATACAGGCACGCAATACCGACGGCGCCAGCGCATATGAGTACAACCCATGTAATGTTCAGACTTTGCTGTTGCTCCGGAAGCTTAAAGGCATTTGTGACAATCGGAAGCAAAGCCGAAAGCGCCATACCGACCAGCGCCGAGCCCAAAGTATGAAAAAGCCAAGGTTCGTTAGTTGCTTTTGATATTTTGTCCTTTAGTAGATTCCATTCATCACATGGAATTGGGTATGCCTTGGATGACCGGGGCGGAAGGACTTCATAACCTTGGGACATTTGAAATGAGCCGTCAGTCATGAGACTTCTCCTCGTGCTGCTTTTCCGGGGCAGGAGCTTCTTTTTGACGTTCCTGTACCCCGGCAAAGATTGCATTTACCAAAGCAACATAGCCGCAGTTGTTGCACATGACAGGAATGACAGGAATGACAGGCCCGCCCAAGACAAGATTGCCTTCATTAAACTCGGCCAGTTGGAAGGTGGAATCCTGTACGTTCCACGGCCCTTTCCCACACATCGGACACGACCTACTACCCCATTTCGATTGGAGGTGGGCTACTGCTTTGCTTGAGTCAAACTTCGCCATAGGTGTTCCCCTGCTCCCTAACGCTTGAGTTAAGCCGAGCCGCGAAGCGGCTTCGGTTTGAACGAATTGTTATACGTCACCGGTATGGGTGGCTGTCCGACTGAAACAGTATTTCATGGACGCTAAATTTCTCAGACAGAAGTCTGCGAAGTCGCTCTCGCGCATCCTCCAGAGCGGTCTTCTGAGAGACAAGCATCTCGTGAACTCTCCTCGCCGTATTTTCATCATCCCACTCAATCGATACGTCTTCGAATCCGGCTCGAAAGTCATCCAAAGCCGACTCAGGCCAATAAACCTTCTCTCCAGAGCCGAGCGCCATTTGCGACTCCCGGTAAGGTACTTCGAGATCGACCTCGTCCAGCTTTCCTGTTGGAAATTTGACAATGATCTTAGACTTTTCGCCTTGACGGTCCCACGAAATGCAGTTGGATAGGAACAATAGAAAATCGAACTTACCTCGGTACAGAGTGTGGCAAGTTGCCGCAAGCGCCGGATCTATGATGCGTAGCCCTGCCTCAAGCTCATAGCCCAGATCCACAAACATGTTTGTCGCATGAGCGACTTCATGCATGTGATTGTTTAGCGCGTTCATCAAAGGAAAGGAAAACGCATTGCTGTCCGAGCGGAAGCCCTCAAACGTCACGAGGATATCGGCGCCTGCCTCGTCAAGAGCACTAACGCAGAAGTAGAGCTTTGTAAGCGCGCGGCAGGCCTTGCGCCGCTTATCGAGCGCCAGCGAACCGATATGTGTAGCCGCCTTACCAGCGATGAAGCTAGCAATTTTTGCTGCCAGTGTGCCTGCCGTAATCATCAGTGATGTATAACGCCATGTAGATTTCAAAATGAAGTGTAACCCTGCAACCTATCCCGCACTCGTCACCGTACACGACAGGGCTCAGGTCTACACAGATCAATAAGTTGCTGCGCTTGGTGCAGCCTAATCCCGCCGCCTAATCCCGCAGTGTTTTCCAGTGCACGATCACGGCGCGGACACCGTAAACGAGACACTCCTACCCCTCACCCAAACACCACCATACTCTGCCTGCTCAACGCCACCGCCTCCCCGCGCGGCCCCCACAGCTTCACGCTCTGGTTGGTGTAGCCGTCGCGGGCGGCGATCAGTTCGGCGTCGACGCGCCAGTCGTCCAGGCCCAGGTCGTCGTGGCGGTCGCGCAGCAGTTCGAGCATCCAGGTGAGCGAGCTGCCGGGGGCGGGCGCGGCGAACATCGACAGGGCGATCGGCGGGATGAAGTCGGCGAAGGCGAGCACGTGGGTTTCGTCGACGGGACCGTCGTCGCGCAGCGAAAGCTGCAGCACGCTGTCGCGCTGGCGGCCGCCGCTGAACGGCAGGTCGCCGCGCAGCCAGTTGGCGCGGAAGTGCTGGGTGAAAGCGGGCATGCGGCCTTCGACGTAACGCAGTTCCTGCGGTGTCACCGCCACGACAGGCGGTTGTTCGGGCTGGAAGTCCAGCACCGAGGGGCGCGCGCTGCCGAATACGCCGAACAGCCGGCACAGCGTCTGCTCGCCGTCGCACAGGCTGGCCTCGACCTGGATGACGCTGCGCCCTGCGCGCAGCAGTCGCGCGCGGATGACCACGCTGCCGGCCGGCACCGGCGCGATGAAAGTCACCTGCAGGGTGCGCAGCGGCATGTCCGCCGGCACCAGCTCGCGCATGGCGCGCAGGGCCAGTGCCGCCTGCAGGCCGCCGAAGGCGCTGCGCCCCTGCAGCCAGTCCTCGCTCACCGTGGCCTGCCAGTGCTCGCCGTGGCGCGTCACGCTTCGCATCGCTTCGGAAAAGTGCATGGTGGGTCTTGCGCTGAGGAAAAGGACTCCGATGATGCCAGCGCAGCGGGGCGTATGCATGCGTACCTGCGCGAGCTTCAGAAAACCTTCCCACCAACGTCATTCCAGCGAAAGCTGGAACCCAGCGACTCCAGGCTCTCGAAGAAGTGCCACGGCACTGGGTTCCAGCTTTCGCTGGAATGACGGGTTCGGGATGGGATCATTCAACGTGCCTATACTCGACACCTCGACTCTGGACGGAGCGCGCCATGGCCTTCCTGCAGGATTCACCGCAACTGCCGCACCCGTACCGCAGCGACCGTGCGCTGCTGGCCTTGCTCGACCGGGCGCTGCCGGCCGAGCGCCGCGCGGCGCTGGATGCCGACCTCGACGCGCTGGGCGACTACGCGTTGATGGCATGGCTGCGCGCATGCACCACGACGCGGCGCAAGCCGGTGCTCACGCAGTGGGATGCGTGGGGTCGGCGGGTGGATCGCATCGAGCTGACGCCGGCGTGGCAGGAAGGCGCGGCGCTGACGACGCGGCATGCGGTACTCGCCGCCGGCCACGGCGACAGCGCGCACGGGCGGCTGGAGGAATTTGCCCGTGTCTACCTGTACCACCTCGCCAGCGAGTTCTACACCTGCCCGCTGGCGATGACCGACGGCGCCGCCACCGCGCTCAAGGCCTCCGGCAACCGCGAACTGATCGAGCGCGTGCTGCCGCATTTCCTCAGCCGCGATCCGGCCACGTTCTGGCTCAGTGGCCAATGGATGACCGAGACCGCCGGTGGCTCCGACGTGGGAGATACCGAAACCCTCGCGCGGCAGGACGCCGCCGGCCAGTGGCGGCTGTACGGCCGCAAGTGGTTCAGCTCGGCGGTGGTCGGCGAGGCGGCGCTGGCGCTGGCGCGGCCCGAAGGCGCGGCTGCCGCGGGCACCGCGGCGCTGGCGCTGTTCTACGTGGAGACGATGGACGGCGCGCGGCGCAAGAGCGAACTGGTGATCGACCGCCTGAAGGACAAGCTCGGCACGCAGGAATTGCCCACCGCGGAAATCCATCTGGACGGCCTGCCCGCCTGGCCGCTGGGCGAGCTTGCCAACGGCGTGCGCCAGGTGGCGCCGATGCTCAACGTCACGCGCACGTGGAACGCGGTCTGCGCGGTCGCCAGCATGGCCCGCGCGATCGCCCTGGCGCGCGACTTCGCCGGGCGCCGGCGCGCGTTTGGCCGTCCATTGATCGAGCAGCCGCTGCACGCGCAGACGCTGGCCGACATGCAGGCCGAGTTCGAGGGCGCGTTCGCGCTGGCGTTCGAAGTCGCGCACCTGCTGGGCCGGGTCGAACACGGCGCGGCGGCGCCGCACGAGGCCGAGTTGCTGCGCCTGCTCACGCCGCTGGCCAAGCTGTGGACCGGCAAGCTGGCGGTGCAGATGTGCTCGGAAGCGCTGGAGTGCTTCGGCGGCGCCGGCTACATCGAGGACACCGGCCTGCCGCAGCTGCTGCGCGACGCGCAGGTGTACGCGATCTGGGAAGGCACCACCAACGTGCTGTCGCTGGACAGCCTGCGCGCGCTGGCCGGCGACAGCCTCGGCGCCTTGCGCACGGCCTGCGCGAGCTGGCTGGACGGCAACGACGACATGCACGCGGCCAGCGCGATCCGGCAGACGCTGGACGCCGCGGCGCGCTGGCTCGACCAGCATGCGGCCGCGCGCGACACGCTGGAAGCCGGCGCGCGCGGCCTCGCCTTCACCCTGGCGCGCTGCGCCGCGGCGGCGCTGCTGGCACGCCAGGCCACCTGGTCGGATCGCCACGGCGACCGGCGCCCGGCCGCGGCGCGGCACCGCTTCGTCGCGCTGGGCCTCGACCGGCTGGTCGCACCGGACGCCGACAACACCGCCCTGCTGCTGGGCTGACGCGCTCCGCCACCGATCCGCACCCGCACGGGCTAAAATGCCGGGACTCTCCCACGGCCCACCGACATGCAGCACCTGACCATCGTCACCACCGGCGGCACCATCGACAAGATCTACTTCGACGACAAGTCGGACTACAAGATCGGTGCGCCGCAGATCGGCGAGATCCTCGGCCAGCTCGGCGTGGCGTTCCAGTTCGACGTGATCCCGATCCTGCGCAAGGACAGCCTGCACATGGGCGCCGAGGACCGCGCGCTGGTGCGCTCGACGATCGAGGCGCAGCCGCATCGCCACGTGCTGGTCACCCACGGCACCGACACCATGGTCGAGACCGCGCGCGAACTGGCCAGCATCAAGGGCAAGGTGATCGTGTTGACCGGCGCGCTGAACCCGGCGCGCTTCCAGGGCTCCGACGCGGTGTTCAACATCGGCTGCGCGGTGGCCGCGGTGCAGACCCTGCCCGACGGCGTCTACATCGCCATGAACGGCCGCGTGTGGGACCCGGCCAAGGTGCGCAAGAACCGCGACGCCAACCGCTTCGAGGAAGCCGCCGGCTGACTTTCGCGCATGAAAAACGGGCCCGGTCGATCCGACCGGGCCCGCGTTGCCGATTACTGCTCCTTGAGTGAAACGGCGGACCGTCCCTGGCCCGTCAGGGGGCCTACCAGGTGGCTTTCAGCGACACGCCGGAGAAGGCCGTGTAGCCGCGCACCTTGATGTAGTACGTACCCGAGGCCGCGCTGAACGAGCAGGTCTCGTTGTTGCCGGTCCGGTACGGGCGGCAGTCGTAGCTGCTGGTGGTCGGCGCCGAACCCTTCTTGACGTACAGGTCTGCATCGCCGGTGCCGCTGGAGATCGCGATCGCCAGGTTGCTGCCCGACGGCACGGTGACCGTGTAGCTGAGCTCCTGGCCCGAGGAACCGGCCAGGCCGGTTACCGGCACGCCGTTCTGCAGGCCACCGGTACCGCCGCCGGTGCTGTAGGACGCCTTGACGGTGACGCCGGAGTACGCCGAGTAGCCGTGCACCTTGATGTAGTACTTGCCGGCCTGCGGCGCGGCCACGGTGCAGCTTTCCGCATTGCCGGCCTTGTACGGGCGGCAGTCGTAGCTGCTGGTGGTCGGCGCACTGCCGAACTTGGTGTACAGGTCGGCATCGCCGGTGCCGCCGGAGATCGACATCACCAGGTTGCTGGCGCCGGCCGGCACGGTGATGAAGTAGTCGTTGTCGCCGCCCGCGGCCGCGGCCACGCCGGTGACGCCCACGTTGTTCTGCAGCTCGGTGGTGGTACCGCCACCGCCGCCGCCCGCGCAGCTCACGCCCACGCCAGTGAAGGCGGCGATCACGTCGTTCGCGTTGTAGCCCAGGTCGGTTGCCGCCGATTCCACGCCGCAGGCGCCGGAGTTGAAGGTGGACGTGGCCGTCCAGTACGACTTGTTGGCGAGCGCGAAAGCCTGGAACGCCTTCTTCACGTCCCAGCCGCTGGTCTTGGCCAGCAGGCAGAACGCCTTGTTGTACACGCCGCTGGTGTAATGCACGTCCATGCTGGAGGTGTAGTTCGCGGCGTTGTCGATCGAGCCGCCGTCCTGCGGCGGGTTGCACATGTAGCGCAGCGCGTCGCCGATGCCGGCGCTGGTCTTGACGATGTCCGCACCGACCAGGAAGTCGGCGGCGCCGCGGTCGTAGAACTCGGCCGCTTCGCCGGCGATGTCCGAATACGCCTCGTTCATGCCGCCGGACTGGCCGCTGTATTCCAGGGCCGAGTTCTGCTCGGTGTAGCCGTGGCTGATCTCGTGGCTGGTCACGTCCAGCGACACCAGCGGGTAGAACGTGCTGGCGCCGTCGCCGAAGTACATCGCGCTGCCGTTCCAGAACGCGTTCTCGTAGTTCGACTTGTAGTGCACGTTCATCACCAGCTGGATGCTCAGCGGTGCCGCGCCGGTGTAGGCGGTGTACATGTCATGCACCACGCCGCCGAAATGATGCGCGTCGTTGACCGGCGAATAGGCGCCGTTGATCGCGTCGGTGTCGCTGTTCGGGCAGGTGAAGCTGACCACCGAGCCGCTGGTGCCCTGGTGCAGGTTGTTGGTCTTGACGTTGGCGTTCTGCAGCGTGCAGGTGCTGCCGGACTGGGTCACGTCGAGTGCGGCGTAGTCGGTGCCGTAGAGGTACTTGCCGGTCTTGGTGTTGCCGCCGGGGCCGGTGGCGGAGGCGTCGGTCAGGCCGTTCCAGCTCTTGATCACCTCGCCGGTGTTGGCGTCGACGATCGCGGTCGGGCGCGACGGATTCGCGCCGCCGACGAAGTAGGACACGCGGTAGACCAGGCGTGCCGTGCCGTTGTCCTGCGGATACACGAACAGGTCGGTCTTCTGGTTGCTGACGGCGGCGCCACCGATCAGGGTGGTGTGCGCGTGCGACTGCAGCGCCGCGATGGCGCGGGCTGCATTCAGCTTCGGCGCGACCGAGGCCAGGCCGAGCTGGGCGTCCTGCATCAGCTCGCCAGTGGCACGCAGCGCATTGCCATTGGCGTCCTGCACCACGGCAATGCTGCGGCCGTAAACCGGCACGCCGCGGAACATCTGCTGCTGACGCACGACCTTGTGCCCGCCGGAGATGGCCACCGCACTGCGCGGCACCAGCGACATGTTCTGGCCAAGGTTCAGTTGGGCAGCCAGCGAACTGGCCGGCACCGCACCGAGGTTCTGTGCATGCAAGGTCTTCGTGTTGGCGGCAGTGGCCACGGACGCCGTGGCCATGCCGATCGCGGCGACCAGCAATTTCAGACGGTAATGATTGGGCATTGAAAACTCCTAGACACTATTTTTCGGGACGAACGGGCCCGATGCGGCCACGTAGACCCCATGCAAGAATTGCCGTGCGAGGCACGGCCCCTTTTTTTTCGTGTGCTGTCTAGCGATCCCAAAGTACGTCCGGCTCGGCTGCCTCCCCCTGGCATTCCGTTGCATGGGCAGCGCGTGGACGCGTAGTTGCAAGACGGCGATCACGCCGCCAAAGGATCATCCGTCAACCTCCCCGATGACGAATCCGGTTACGTTATTCCTTGCGAAGCATCGCAACAATCTGACTTTTTCCTACGCAAGGTGACAGCAGTCACAGGGCGCGGGATCTGCGGCGTCACGGGCGTGAACGACGCGCGAAGAAAAAGTGACGGCGCGTGCGACACGCCGCCGCGTGCCACGAAGTCGGCAGTCATGCGGGAATGGATGGAATGCGCGCGACCGGGAAGTCCCCGGCAACTTTCGCGGGCACGGCTGCTCGGAGTCAGAGCATGCCGGTTTCGAGCTTCGCCGCGTCGGACATCATCGAATGGGTCCACGGCGGGTCGAACACCAGGTCCACATCCGCCTCGACCACCGTGGGAATCATCTCCAGCTTGGTGCGTGCGTCGTCGACCAGGATGTCGCCCATGCCGCAACCGGGCGCGGTCAGGGTGAGCTTCACGTAGACCTTGCGCTCGCCGGATTCGGTCTGCTCCAGGCTGAGGTCGTAGACCAGCCCCAGCTCAACCACGTTCACCGGGATCTCCGGATCGAACACGGTGCGCAACTGGTCCCACGCCAGTTTTTCCACGTCCTCGTTGGTGGCGTTCGCCGGCACCTCGATCGGCGCCGGCCGTTCCTTGCCCAGTGCGTCGGCGTCGTCGCCGGCGATGCGGAACAGGTTGCCTTCCACGTAGACGGTGAAGCTGCCGCCCAGCGCCTGGGTGATGTAGCCGATCTGGCCGGCCGGCAGGGTCACCACGTCGCCTTGCGGCACCATCACGGCGCTGCAATCGCGCATCAAAGTGAAGGGTTCGCTGCTCAGACTGAAACCGCTCATGCCAACGCCAATCCTGTATCTGCGGGCACGGCCATGCGTCGAACCCTGGTTGTCTATTATGCCGTCCGCCGCGCGCGGCCGCTTGTCCCAGATCAGGCCGGAACCACGGAAACTCAAGGGAACACGCGCCGGCAACACGTTATGATGGCCGCTTTATCCGACGGAAAAACGCATGCGCCCTGCCCTCCTGACATGTCGTCGCCGATGAGCGTGCGCACCGTATCGCTGTCGGTGTTCGTGCTGTTCAGCGCCGCCATGCTGGGACTGGCCGCCGGCGCCGTCTGGATGGTGATGGCGCTGTACCTGCGGCACCCGCTGCCGTGGCTGGCGTTGCCGATCGGCGCGCTGCTGGCCTGGACCATCCGCGCCGGCGTGCGCCCGGCCGGCACCAGCGCGGCGCTGCTGGCCGCGGGCGCCACCTTGCTGGCTGCGTTCTACGTCAACGTGCTGATCGCCGGCGTATTGATCGCCGGCAACATGGGCATGGGCCTGATCGAGGCAATGCGCACCGCCGGCCTCGGCATGCTGTGGCAACTGGCACGGATGGCGCTGTCGCCGGCGGATTTCG includes the following:
- a CDS encoding thioesterase family protein; protein product: MRSVTRHGEHWQATVSEDWLQGRSAFGGLQAALALRAMRELVPADMPLRTLQVTFIAPVPAGSVVIRARLLRAGRSVIQVEASLCDGEQTLCRLFGVFGSARPSVLDFQPEQPPVVAVTPQELRYVEGRMPAFTQHFRANWLRGDLPFSGGRQRDSVLQLSLRDDGPVDETHVLAFADFIPPIALSMFAAPAPGSSLTWMLELLRDRHDDLGLDDWRVDAELIAARDGYTNQSVKLWGPRGEAVALSRQSMVVFG
- a CDS encoding acyl-CoA dehydrogenase family protein, with the translated sequence MAFLQDSPQLPHPYRSDRALLALLDRALPAERRAALDADLDALGDYALMAWLRACTTTRRKPVLTQWDAWGRRVDRIELTPAWQEGAALTTRHAVLAAGHGDSAHGRLEEFARVYLYHLASEFYTCPLAMTDGAATALKASGNRELIERVLPHFLSRDPATFWLSGQWMTETAGGSDVGDTETLARQDAAGQWRLYGRKWFSSAVVGEAALALARPEGAAAAGTAALALFYVETMDGARRKSELVIDRLKDKLGTQELPTAEIHLDGLPAWPLGELANGVRQVAPMLNVTRTWNAVCAVASMARAIALARDFAGRRRAFGRPLIEQPLHAQTLADMQAEFEGAFALAFEVAHLLGRVEHGAAAPHEAELLRLLTPLAKLWTGKLAVQMCSEALECFGGAGYIEDTGLPQLLRDAQVYAIWEGTTNVLSLDSLRALAGDSLGALRTACASWLDGNDDMHAASAIRQTLDAAARWLDQHAAARDTLEAGARGLAFTLARCAAAALLARQATWSDRHGDRRPAAARHRFVALGLDRLVAPDADNTALLLG
- a CDS encoding asparaginase domain-containing protein, which codes for MQHLTIVTTGGTIDKIYFDDKSDYKIGAPQIGEILGQLGVAFQFDVIPILRKDSLHMGAEDRALVRSTIEAQPHRHVLVTHGTDTMVETARELASIKGKVIVLTGALNPARFQGSDAVFNIGCAVAAVQTLPDGVYIAMNGRVWDPAKVRKNRDANRFEEAAG
- a CDS encoding pre-peptidase C-terminal domain-containing protein; amino-acid sequence: MPNHYRLKLLVAAIGMATASVATAANTKTLHAQNLGAVPASSLAAQLNLGQNMSLVPRSAVAISGGHKVVRQQQMFRGVPVYGRSIAVVQDANGNALRATGELMQDAQLGLASVAPKLNAARAIAALQSHAHTTLIGGAAVSNQKTDLFVYPQDNGTARLVYRVSYFVGGANPSRPTAIVDANTGEVIKSWNGLTDASATGPGGNTKTGKYLYGTDYAALDVTQSGSTCTLQNANVKTNNLHQGTSGSVVSFTCPNSDTDAINGAYSPVNDAHHFGGVVHDMYTAYTGAAPLSIQLVMNVHYKSNYENAFWNGSAMYFGDGASTFYPLVSLDVTSHEISHGYTEQNSALEYSGQSGGMNEAYSDIAGEAAEFYDRGAADFLVGADIVKTSAGIGDALRYMCNPPQDGGSIDNAANYTSSMDVHYTSGVYNKAFCLLAKTSGWDVKKAFQAFALANKSYWTATSTFNSGACGVESAATDLGYNANDVIAAFTGVGVSCAGGGGGGTTTELQNNVGVTGVAAAAGGDNDYFITVPAGASNLVMSISGGTGDADLYTKFGSAPTTSSYDCRPYKAGNAESCTVAAPQAGKYYIKVHGYSAYSGVTVKASYSTGGGTGGLQNGVPVTGLAGSSGQELSYTVTVPSGSNLAIAISSGTGDADLYVKKGSAPTTSSYDCRPYRTGNNETCSFSAASGTYYIKVRGYTAFSGVSLKATW
- the sufT gene encoding putative Fe-S cluster assembly protein SufT, with the translated sequence MSGFSLSSEPFTLMRDCSAVMVPQGDVVTLPAGQIGYITQALGGSFTVYVEGNLFRIAGDDADALGKERPAPIEVPANATNEDVEKLAWDQLRTVFDPEIPVNVVELGLVYDLSLEQTESGERKVYVKLTLTAPGCGMGDILVDDARTKLEMIPTVVEADVDLVFDPPWTHSMMSDAAKLETGML